The following coding sequences are from one Bradyrhizobium sp. 200 window:
- a CDS encoding DUF2339 domain-containing protein, whose product MFDDPFVFFALLIAIVALIFARKAMNEVAELRRRLEEIQAMPAAASAPGPPSLTPFEAFEQTLPPASAAPTPPPIVPDVESVAPGAPSETPEQAAGETAAPPPLPQPDRGFEETVGTRWVVWIGGLTLALGGFFMVRYSIEAGLLGPGVRTMLGGLFAAALLLAGEWTRRKESVSSIAALPIANIPAILTAAGTAVAFATVYAAYALYGFLVPATAFVLLGLVALGTLAAALLHGPALAGLGVVGAFVTPILVSSDKPDFWALYIYLAIVTAAAFGLARVRLWRWLAVTTIAFALLWTFPCLQCGPSMVGPHAFHVLAGFILAALLVVCGFMFGPPADEGQVEPISSGSLAAYLLGATLIVLNGFHADAAMIVFGLLVAGSLLVAWRSDAATGAVGAAAALVFVVFAEWAVRANPDMLVLPGGSLQGIGPSATDGSVSLHLISAAIFAAGFGVAGFLAQGRFTGPVIPVIWSAAAVFTPLALLVALYARIAHLDRSIPFAILAVLLAVANAAATEILSKREGRPGLQASIALFATGTLAALALALTFALEKGWLTIALALMSAGTAWISTQRPIAFLRALAAILAGIVVLRIGYEPRIVGEAVGTTPIFNWLLWGYGIPAASFWAGSIFLRRGGDDAPLRTVEAAAILFTVLLAFMQIRHAVNQGDVYRYNAGFTEIALQVCVALAMAIGLERLRIRTGSVIHNAGAILLTVFAGLAALFGLLAWQNPLLRWMDVGGIVINLLLLGYALPAVLALLLSYAVAGRRPYANTIAAGALILALAYVTFEIRRIYHGPVLSDGQTTGAEQYTYSIAYLAFGVVLLGTGILFNSQRARLASAVVIALTILKAFLIDMSTLTGVYRALSFMCLGLVLVAIGWLYQRILFRRQAAAPIAPAAPAGG is encoded by the coding sequence ATGTTCGACGATCCCTTCGTTTTCTTCGCGCTTCTGATCGCGATCGTCGCGCTGATTTTCGCGCGGAAGGCCATGAACGAGGTGGCGGAGCTGCGCCGGCGCCTGGAGGAAATCCAGGCGATGCCGGCGGCAGCCAGTGCGCCCGGGCCTCCGTCGCTCACGCCATTTGAAGCGTTCGAGCAGACCCTGCCGCCGGCCTCGGCAGCACCGACACCGCCGCCCATCGTTCCCGACGTCGAATCCGTCGCGCCCGGTGCGCCGTCCGAGACGCCAGAGCAGGCCGCAGGCGAAACGGCGGCGCCACCGCCGCTGCCGCAGCCCGATCGTGGCTTCGAGGAAACCGTCGGGACGCGCTGGGTGGTGTGGATCGGCGGGCTGACGCTGGCGCTCGGCGGGTTCTTCATGGTGCGCTATTCGATCGAGGCCGGCCTGCTTGGTCCGGGCGTCCGCACGATGCTCGGCGGCTTGTTTGCCGCGGCCCTGCTGCTGGCAGGCGAATGGACGCGCCGCAAGGAGAGCGTGTCTTCGATCGCAGCACTGCCGATCGCCAATATCCCGGCGATTTTGACGGCCGCCGGAACGGCAGTGGCATTCGCCACGGTGTATGCGGCCTATGCGCTGTACGGCTTCCTGGTGCCGGCCACCGCCTTCGTCCTGCTCGGGCTGGTGGCGCTGGGCACGCTTGCCGCGGCGCTGCTGCACGGGCCTGCCCTCGCCGGCCTTGGCGTCGTCGGCGCCTTCGTGACGCCGATCCTGGTCTCGTCGGACAAGCCGGACTTCTGGGCCCTCTACATCTATCTTGCGATCGTCACCGCAGCCGCCTTCGGTCTGGCGCGCGTGAGGCTGTGGCGCTGGCTCGCGGTCACCACGATTGCGTTCGCGCTGCTATGGACGTTCCCCTGCCTGCAATGCGGCCCATCGATGGTCGGCCCGCATGCGTTCCATGTGCTCGCCGGTTTCATTCTCGCCGCACTCCTCGTGGTGTGCGGTTTCATGTTCGGCCCGCCCGCCGATGAGGGACAGGTCGAGCCGATCTCATCCGGCTCGCTTGCGGCCTATTTGCTGGGCGCAACCTTGATCGTGCTGAACGGCTTCCATGCTGACGCTGCGATGATCGTGTTCGGCCTGCTGGTGGCCGGCAGTCTCCTGGTCGCCTGGCGCAGCGATGCTGCCACCGGCGCTGTTGGGGCCGCCGCCGCGCTGGTCTTTGTGGTGTTCGCCGAATGGGCCGTTCGCGCCAATCCCGACATGCTGGTGCTGCCCGGCGGGTCGTTGCAAGGCATCGGGCCGAGCGCAACGGACGGATCGGTGTCGCTGCACCTGATATCGGCCGCGATCTTCGCCGCGGGCTTTGGCGTTGCAGGATTCCTCGCACAGGGCCGCTTCACGGGGCCGGTCATACCGGTGATCTGGTCGGCCGCCGCGGTCTTCACGCCGCTGGCGCTTCTGGTCGCGCTCTACGCCCGCATCGCGCATCTCGACCGCTCAATCCCGTTTGCCATTCTTGCGGTGCTGCTGGCTGTGGCCAATGCCGCTGCGACCGAGATCCTGAGCAAGCGCGAGGGCCGTCCGGGACTGCAGGCCTCGATCGCGCTGTTTGCGACCGGCACGCTCGCTGCACTGGCGCTGGCGCTGACCTTTGCGCTGGAAAAAGGCTGGCTGACGATCGCATTGGCGCTGATGTCGGCGGGCACCGCCTGGATTTCGACGCAGCGCCCGATCGCGTTCCTGCGCGCGCTCGCCGCCATCCTCGCCGGCATCGTAGTGCTGCGGATCGGCTACGAGCCGCGCATCGTAGGCGAGGCCGTCGGCACCACGCCGATCTTCAACTGGCTGCTGTGGGGCTACGGCATCCCTGCCGCATCGTTCTGGGCCGGCAGCATCTTCCTGCGCCGCGGCGGCGATGATGCGCCGCTGCGGACGGTGGAGGCGGCGGCGATCCTGTTCACGGTGCTGCTGGCGTTCATGCAGATCCGCCATGCCGTCAATCAGGGCGACGTCTATCGCTACAATGCCGGCTTCACCGAAATCGCCCTGCAGGTCTGCGTGGCGCTCGCGATGGCGATCGGGCTCGAGCGCCTGCGCATCCGCACCGGCAGCGTCATTCACAACGCCGGCGCCATTCTCCTCACCGTGTTCGCCGGCCTGGCGGCACTGTTCGGATTGTTGGCGTGGCAAAACCCGCTGCTGAGGTGGATGGATGTCGGCGGCATCGTCATCAACCTCCTGCTGCTCGGCTATGCCCTGCCCGCGGTGCTCGCGCTGCTATTGTCCTATGCCGTGGCAGGCCGCCGGCCCTACGCCAACACGATCGCGGCGGGAGCGCTCATCCTCGCACTTGCCTATGTGACGTTTGAGATCAGGCGAATTTATCACGGCCCGGTCCTCTCCGACGGCCAGACCACTGGCGCCGAGCAATACACCTATTCGATCGCTTATCTCGCCTTCGGCGTCGTACTGCTCGGCACCGGAATTCTCTTCAACTCGCAGCGCGCGCGGCTGGCGTCAGCGGTCGTCATCGCACTGACGATCCTGAAGGCCTTCCTGATCGACATGTCGACACTGACGGGCGTCTATCGCGCGCTATCGTTCATGTGTCTCGGGCTGGTGCTGGTGGCGATCGGCTGGCTGTACCAGCGGATCCTGTTCCGCAGGCAAGCGGCGGCGCCGATCGCCCCTGCCGCTCCGGCAGGAGGCTGA
- a CDS encoding protein-tyrosine phosphatase family protein has translation MLHICSLAALPETVRATGASHILTVMANVDQVQRPASVLEANHLRVSMDDITEQMDGFVAPSDLHIERVLNFVRGWDRSAPMVVHCYAGISRSTASAFAAACALNPHRNEIEIARQIRARSPIASPNRLIVSLADKALGREGRMLRALDEMGPGSMTVEGRPFQLDLD, from the coding sequence ATGCTTCACATCTGTTCGCTTGCCGCCCTTCCCGAGACCGTAAGAGCCACCGGCGCCAGCCACATTCTCACCGTGATGGCCAATGTCGATCAGGTGCAGCGGCCGGCTTCGGTGCTCGAGGCCAACCATCTCCGGGTTTCGATGGACGACATCACCGAGCAGATGGATGGCTTTGTGGCACCGTCAGATCTTCATATCGAAAGGGTGCTGAATTTCGTCCGCGGCTGGGACCGTAGCGCGCCGATGGTGGTGCATTGCTATGCCGGCATCAGCCGCTCGACGGCGAGCGCCTTTGCCGCCGCCTGCGCGCTCAATCCGCATCGCAACGAGATCGAGATCGCGCGGCAAATTCGTGCCCGCTCCCCGATCGCCTCCCCCAACCGGCTGATCGTCAGCCTCGCCGACAAAGCCCTGGGACGCGAGGGCCGGATGCTGCGCGCCCTCGACGAAATGGGCCCCGGCAGCATGACGGTCGAAGGCCGGCCGTTCCAGCTCGATCTGGACTAG
- a CDS encoding methyl-accepting chemotaxis protein has protein sequence MSALSIRAKVIAVIAFMLIAMSGMGLLAIRSMQAINAHTVEIASSWLPSVRVLGELRADINLFRIALRAHVMAETLEAKAANDKRLAGILERIAKDRRAYEPMISSPEERAIYENWARAWDKYITGVQEVIELSRQSIGRIPHEASEAISKKVAVIAAESDAFLEKSINLNNAGADMATRQAAEGYNFAFWLVLGIVAAVVICGIGVGMYLVRDLSSGIASIVKPMQALGNGDLSAEVRRRGEKTEIGAMADALQVFKDALIAKKAADEAAARDAADKIERGRRVDSITRGFEAMIGEIVETVSSASTELEASAGTLTSTAERAQELATTVSAASEEASTNVQSVASATEEMASSVNEISRQVQESARMASDAVDQASRTNDRVGELSKAAARIGDVIELINNIAGQTNLLALNATIEAARAGEAGRGFAVVASEVKALAEQTAKATGEIGQQITGIQAATEDSVTAIKEISGTIEKLSEISSAIAAAVEEQGAATQEISRNVQQAAMGTQMVSANITDVQRGATETETASSHVLSAAQLLSSDSNRLKVEVAKFLESVRAA, from the coding sequence GCTGGCTTCCGAGCGTCCGGGTGCTCGGCGAACTGCGCGCGGATATCAACCTGTTCCGCATTGCGCTCCGCGCCCATGTCATGGCCGAAACGCTGGAGGCGAAAGCTGCCAACGACAAGAGACTGGCCGGCATCCTCGAAAGGATCGCGAAAGATCGCAGGGCCTACGAGCCGATGATTAGCTCCCCCGAAGAGCGCGCGATCTACGAGAACTGGGCGCGCGCCTGGGACAAGTATATCACGGGCGTCCAGGAGGTGATCGAGTTGTCGCGTCAGAGCATCGGGCGGATTCCCCACGAGGCGAGCGAGGCCATCTCCAAGAAGGTTGCGGTCATCGCCGCCGAATCCGATGCGTTCCTGGAAAAATCCATCAACCTCAACAATGCGGGCGCCGACATGGCGACCCGGCAGGCCGCGGAAGGCTACAATTTCGCCTTCTGGCTTGTGCTGGGCATTGTCGCTGCCGTCGTCATCTGCGGCATCGGCGTCGGAATGTATCTGGTCCGCGACCTCTCGAGCGGAATTGCATCCATCGTGAAGCCGATGCAGGCGCTGGGAAACGGCGACCTGTCCGCCGAAGTGAGGCGCCGCGGCGAGAAGACCGAAATCGGCGCCATGGCGGACGCCTTGCAGGTGTTCAAGGATGCGCTGATCGCCAAGAAGGCTGCCGACGAGGCCGCCGCCCGCGATGCCGCAGATAAGATCGAGCGCGGCCGCCGCGTCGACAGCATCACGCGGGGCTTCGAAGCCATGATCGGCGAGATCGTCGAAACTGTTTCCTCGGCCTCGACCGAACTCGAGGCTTCCGCAGGCACGCTGACCTCGACCGCGGAGCGCGCGCAGGAACTCGCGACCACCGTCTCGGCCGCCTCGGAGGAGGCTTCCACCAATGTGCAGTCGGTCGCATCCGCCACCGAGGAAATGGCGTCGTCGGTCAACGAGATCAGCAGGCAGGTGCAGGAATCTGCGCGGATGGCGAGCGACGCCGTGGATCAGGCTTCACGGACCAACGACCGCGTCGGCGAATTGTCGAAGGCGGCTGCCCGTATCGGCGACGTGATTGAATTGATCAACAACATCGCGGGCCAGACCAATCTGCTGGCGCTCAACGCCACCATCGAGGCGGCGCGCGCCGGTGAAGCCGGGCGTGGCTTTGCGGTCGTTGCGTCGGAGGTGAAAGCGCTGGCCGAACAGACCGCGAAGGCGACCGGCGAGATCGGTCAGCAGATCACCGGCATCCAGGCTGCGACCGAGGACTCCGTCACGGCCATCAAGGAAATATCCGGCACGATCGAAAAGCTTTCCGAAATTTCCTCGGCGATCGCGGCCGCCGTGGAAGAGCAAGGCGCGGCGACGCAAGAAATCTCCCGCAACGTGCAGCAGGCGGCGATGGGGACACAGATGGTCTCCGCCAACATCACCGATGTGCAGCGCGGGGCGACCGAGACGGAGACGGCCTCGTCGCACGTCCTCTCCGCAGCGCAGTTGCTGTCGAGCGACAGCAACCGCCTCAAGGTCGAAGTCGCCAAATTCCTCGAGTCGGTGCGCGCCGCCTGA
- a CDS encoding HD family hydrolase, whose product MTARKSYHVADRAWQRMLSGRRLDLLDPSPLDIEIADIAHGLARVARWNGQTSGAHIFSVAQHTLLVETVMREQISRVDLRFRLAALLHDAPEYVIGDMISPFKAVLGGDYKVVEKRLLAAIHIRFGLPPVLADEITKAIKAADRGAAYLEATHLAGFSQAEAKRLFGRDPGLPEATVRDYLTPWTAARAEKQFLARFRLLLG is encoded by the coding sequence ATGACGGCGCGAAAATCATACCATGTCGCCGACCGCGCCTGGCAGCGGATGCTGTCGGGGCGGCGGCTCGACCTGCTCGACCCCTCCCCGCTCGATATCGAGATCGCTGATATCGCCCATGGGCTGGCGCGCGTTGCGCGCTGGAACGGGCAGACCAGCGGCGCGCATATTTTCTCGGTGGCGCAGCACACGCTGCTGGTCGAAACCGTGATGCGCGAGCAGATATCGCGCGTCGACCTCCGTTTCCGGCTTGCAGCACTGCTGCACGACGCGCCGGAATACGTCATCGGCGACATGATCTCGCCGTTCAAGGCGGTGCTCGGCGGCGACTACAAGGTGGTGGAGAAGCGCCTGCTGGCGGCGATCCATATTCGCTTTGGTTTACCGCCGGTTCTGGCGGACGAAATCACCAAGGCCATCAAGGCGGCCGATCGCGGCGCGGCCTATCTCGAAGCCACCCATCTGGCAGGATTTTCACAGGCCGAGGCGAAGCGCCTGTTCGGCAGGGATCCCGGCCTGCCCGAGGCCACGGTGCGCGATTATCTGACGCCGTGGACCGCGGCGCGGGCCGAGAAGCAGTTTTTGGCGCGATTCAGGCTGCTACTCGGTTGA
- a CDS encoding HAMP domain-containing methyl-accepting chemotaxis protein, with protein MSGFSVRLTHKVMAIGIVGLIGLLTFGAIYQAGRWSQDASRTVAKSAREISDLNKQLSIEMLEARRNEKNFQQRRNETYAKSHSELVVKIDRDFGRLEGLTRAANLGALTEKVKLAHDGFRKYVADFTNLVSAEIKLGLNETLGLSGALRGAVHDIESKLKEIDEPRLTSWMLMMRRNEKDFMLRRDQKYVAEIKKSAGEFSKALSAVAIAPPVMAEITAKLATYQKEFAAWAETAQQTAAYDAGMMKTFRGLEPLMVEIAQGVERLHSEAEMAEASTRDAVRVWMLIAFALSVVLVCGLSFLIGRSISNALASMVSAMTRLASGDVRMAIPGLGRRDEIGEMAEAVEVFKNNMIEAERLRAEQLAAEKRQAERRKADMRELADAFESAVGEIVETVSSAATELEASADTLTQAAERSQRLATTVAAASEEASANVQSVSSASEELTTSVNEISRQVQESSRVANEAVDQAQKTNGRVSELSKAASRIGDVVELINTIAGQTNLLALNATIEAARAGEAGRGFAVVASEVKALAEQTAKATGEISQQISGIQAATQESVGAIKEIGATIGRMSEISSTIAAAVEEQGAATQEISRNIQHAATGTQQVSSNITDVQHGATETGSASAQVHSAAKSLSSESNRLKLEVGKFLNSVRVA; from the coding sequence ATGAGTGGCTTTTCCGTTCGTCTCACCCACAAGGTCATGGCAATCGGCATTGTCGGACTGATTGGGCTCCTCACATTCGGCGCGATCTATCAGGCTGGACGCTGGTCGCAGGACGCCTCGCGCACGGTTGCGAAAAGCGCGCGTGAGATCTCCGACCTCAACAAGCAGCTTTCGATCGAAATGCTCGAGGCCCGACGCAACGAAAAGAATTTTCAGCAGCGCCGTAATGAGACCTACGCGAAATCCCATTCCGAGTTGGTGGTCAAGATCGACCGTGATTTCGGCCGACTGGAGGGCCTGACCCGGGCCGCCAACCTCGGCGCGCTTACGGAGAAGGTCAAGCTCGCGCATGACGGCTTCAGGAAATACGTCGCCGATTTCACAAACCTGGTGAGTGCGGAGATCAAGCTGGGCCTCAACGAAACTCTGGGCCTGTCCGGTGCGTTGCGCGGCGCCGTTCATGACATCGAAAGCAAGCTCAAGGAGATCGACGAGCCGCGTCTGACGAGCTGGATGCTGATGATGCGCCGGAACGAAAAAGACTTCATGCTGCGCCGCGATCAGAAATACGTCGCGGAGATCAAGAAATCCGCCGGCGAATTCTCAAAGGCGCTTTCCGCAGTGGCGATTGCTCCGCCGGTCATGGCGGAGATAACCGCGAAACTGGCGACGTACCAGAAAGAGTTTGCGGCGTGGGCCGAGACGGCGCAGCAAACCGCAGCTTATGACGCCGGCATGATGAAGACGTTTCGGGGCCTTGAACCCTTGATGGTCGAGATCGCGCAGGGCGTCGAGCGGCTCCACAGCGAAGCCGAAATGGCCGAGGCGTCAACGCGCGATGCCGTGAGGGTATGGATGCTCATTGCGTTTGCGCTATCCGTGGTTCTCGTATGCGGCCTGTCGTTCCTGATCGGCCGCTCGATCTCGAACGCGCTGGCCTCGATGGTATCCGCCATGACGCGGCTCGCCAGTGGTGACGTCAGGATGGCTATACCGGGTCTTGGCCGGCGCGACGAGATCGGCGAAATGGCTGAAGCGGTCGAAGTGTTCAAGAACAATATGATCGAAGCGGAGCGGCTGCGCGCCGAACAGCTCGCGGCGGAAAAGCGGCAGGCGGAGCGGCGCAAGGCCGATATGCGCGAACTTGCCGACGCGTTCGAAAGCGCGGTTGGAGAGATCGTCGAGACTGTGTCCTCGGCTGCGACAGAACTGGAAGCCTCGGCCGATACGTTGACGCAGGCGGCGGAACGCTCCCAGCGTCTCGCGACTACTGTCGCGGCGGCTTCTGAAGAAGCATCCGCCAATGTGCAGTCGGTATCCTCCGCCAGCGAGGAACTGACCACCTCGGTCAACGAGATCAGCCGTCAGGTGCAGGAATCGTCCCGCGTTGCCAATGAGGCCGTGGACCAGGCACAGAAGACAAATGGCCGCGTCAGCGAGCTGTCGAAGGCGGCAAGCCGCATCGGCGATGTCGTCGAACTGATCAACACCATCGCCGGCCAGACCAATCTGTTGGCGCTGAACGCCACGATCGAAGCGGCGCGTGCCGGCGAGGCGGGTCGTGGCTTTGCCGTGGTGGCATCCGAAGTGAAGGCGTTGGCCGAGCAGACCGCGAAGGCCACCGGCGAGATCAGCCAGCAGATATCGGGCATTCAGGCCGCTACCCAGGAATCGGTGGGGGCGATCAAGGAGATTGGCGCCACCATCGGGCGGATGTCGGAGATTTCCTCCACCATTGCCGCCGCCGTGGAGGAGCAGGGCGCGGCAACGCAGGAGATATCCCGCAACATCCAGCACGCCGCAACCGGCACGCAGCAGGTCTCTTCCAACATCACGGATGTGCAGCACGGCGCGACCGAGACCGGATCGGCCTCGGCGCAAGTCCATTCGGCGGCGAAATCGCTGTCGAGCGAAAGCAACCGGCTCAAGCTCGAGGTCGGAAAATTCCTCAACTCGGTCAGGGTGGCCTGA